From Rutidosis leptorrhynchoides isolate AG116_Rl617_1_P2 chromosome 3, CSIRO_AGI_Rlap_v1, whole genome shotgun sequence, a single genomic window includes:
- the LOC139898907 gene encoding scarecrow-like protein 1 gives MIRSVSPYGNRKVYLLNGSNESSINNNNDHQILYTSNQSYSDESYDPSKYFLDSINEEHESNLEVDYILRDNYEGLSYDEDKMRLKLQELEQVLLDDASENIGNMEIEREWGYCINESPKESSSNDSSYVSSISSTKDVSVITPRARATTPKELLFECALAVSEGNIEGASNMINELRQTVSIDGEPSHRILAYMVEALAARVAVSGKGLYKALKCKEPPSKDRLSAMQVLFEVCPCFRFGFTAANGAILEAFVGEKNVHIIDFDINQGSQYITLLQTLADQNTKPHLRLTGVDDPESVQRPVGGLNHIGLRLKELAQSLNIDFEFNSVAADTMVIEPKMLNCRPGEAVIVNFAFQLHHMPDESVTIVNQRDQLLRMVKSLNPKLVTVVEQDVNTNTAPFLHRFHEAYSYYSAMFDCLEATLPRESQERVNVEKQCLARDIVNIIACEGEERIERYEVSGKWKARMMMAGFRPYTISTNVNEMVRKLIKQYSERYKMKVETNAVHFGWEDKVLIVASAWC, from the exons ATGATTAGATCGGTCTCACCGTATGGAAACCGTAAGGTATATCTTTTGAATGGGAGTAATGAAAGTTCTATCAACAACAATAACGATCATCAAATTCTTTATACTTCAAATCAATCATACAGCGACGAGAGTTACGATCCCTCAAAATATTTTCTTGACTCCATAAATGAAGAACATGAATCAAATCTTGAAGTTGATTATATATTAAGAGATAATTATGAAGGATTAAGTTATGATGAAGACAAGATGAGATTAAAGCTTCAAGAACTTGAACAAGTGCTTCTAGACGATGCTAGTGAAAACATCGGAAACATGGAAATCGAAAGAGAATGGGGTTATTGTATTAACGAATCGCCAAAAGAATCCTCTTCAAATGACTCGTCGTATGTTAGTAGCATTAGTAGTACTAAAGATGTTTCCGTAATTACCCCTAGGGCACGTGCAACTACCCCTAAAGAGTTACTTTTCGAGTGTGCTTTAGCAGTTTCTGAAGGTAACATTGAAGGTGCATCTAACATGATTAACGAATTACGCCAAACGGTTTCAATCGATGGAGAACCTTCACATAGGATCTTGGCTTATATGGTTGAAGCTCTTGCTGCTCGTGTTGCCGTTTCAG GTAAAGGTCTCTATAAGGCTTTAAAATGCAAAGAACCACCTTCGAAAGATCGTCTTTCGGCTATGCAAGTACTCTTCGAGGTGTGCCCGTGTTTTCGGTTCGGGTTTACGGCTGCAAACGGTGCGATTCTCGAAGCGTTCGTTGGTGAAAAAAACGTCCATATAATCGATTTTGATATTAACCAAGGAAGTCAATACATAACCCTGTTACAAACCCTAGCAGATCAAAATACAAAGCCCCATTTAAGGTTAACCGGGGTTGATGATCCTGAGTCCGTTCAACGACCCGTTGGTGGGCTGAACCATATCGGGCTCAGGCTTAAAGAGTTAGCCCAATCACTAAATATAGATTTCGAATTCAACTCCGTGGCAGCCGATACGATGGTAATCGAGCCCAAGATGCTTAATTGTAGGCCCGGGGAGGCGGTTATTGTTAACTTTGCGTTCCAGCTTCATCATATGCCCGATGAAAGCGTGACGATTGTGAATCAAAGAGATCAACTTTTACGAATGGTTAAAAGTTTAAACCCAAAACTTGTGACGGTCGTTGAACAAGATGTGAACACGAATACTGCTCCATTTTTACATAGGTTTCACGAAGCGTACAGTTATTATTCCGCTATGTTCGATTGTCTTGAAGCGACATTACCTCGAGAAAGTCAAGAAAGAGTCAACGTCGAGAAACAGTGTTTGGCTCGGGATATTGTTAACATAATTGCGTGTGAAGGCGAAGAACGGATCGAACGGTATGAAGTTTCGGGCAAGTGGAAGGCGAGGATGATGATGGCGGGTTTTCGACCGTATACGATTAGTACGAATGTGAACGAAATGGTTCGAAAGCTGATTAAACAGTATAGTGAAAGGTATAAGATGAAAGTGGAAACAAATGCTGTTCATTTTGGTTGGGAAGATAAAGTGTTGATTGTTGCTTCTGCTTGGTGttaa